The Penicillium oxalicum strain HP7-1 chromosome VI, whole genome shotgun sequence genome window below encodes:
- a CDS encoding Transcriptional adapter 2, with product MGVIRKKTASRGTEAGTKFHCDVCSVDVTSTVRISCAHPNCHEYDLCVPCFAAGESSKNHDPATHPFQVIEQNSVPIFQPDWGADEELLLLEGAEIYGLGSWADIADHIGGYRTKDEVRDHYIDTYINSKHFPLPDRADPEDKSLQEAISKEEFQARKKRRIEERKEAAKAAPPTTPKQKPTASVPACHEVQGYMPGRLEFETEFLNDAEEAVQHMTFEPGAGIGPNGEMDAETELKMTVVDIYNSRLTARTERKKILFEHNLLDYRKNIALEKKRTKEERELLHKAKPLARMMNHKDFDDLNKGLEYEHNLRLAIAQLQEWRQMGIGDLKAGEKYEQEKQQRAQRMVPQGSFDRFATPRPKQTQVAEPPSAAIQLTTPELPLRLQKAANPHKPPDPANMPMNDFDLMFATNGDAAPAAPVKSKYVVQPLSGVPAWKLDSDRAADLHLLSPEEVKVCSVLHLMPKPYLVIKETLLKEAMKQGGSLKKKDARAICKIEGTKTSRIFDFMVHSGWINKA from the exons ATGGGCGTAATACGGAAAAAGACCGCCTCGCGCGGCACCGAAGCGGGCACCAAGTTCCACTGCGACGTGTGCTCGGTGGATGTCACATCGACT GTGCGAATCTCATGCGCACATCCCAACTGTCATGAATACGACCTCTGCGTCCCCTGCTTCGCTGCCGGGGAGAGCTCCAAGAATCACGATCCCGCGACCCACCCATTTCAAGTGATCGAACAGAACTCCGTTCCCATCTTCCAGCCGGACTGGGGTGCTGATGAGGAGCTACTGCTGTTGGAGGGTGCAGAGATCTATGGTCTTGGCTCATGGGCCGACATTGCAGACCATATTGGTGGGTATCGCACCAAGGATGAAGTTCGCGACCACTACATCGACACCTACATCAACAGCAAACATTTCCCCCTACCTGATCGAGCCGATCCCGAAGATAAGAGCCTCCAAGAAGCAATCTCCAAGGAAGAATTCCAGGCGCGCAAGAAGCGTCGCATTGAAGAGCGCAAGGAGGCAGCCAAAGCTGCTCCACCGACAACACCCAAGCAGAAACCCACGGCCAGTGTACCTGCCTGTCATGAGGTGCAAGGGTACATGCCGGGCCGTTTGGAGTTTGAGACTGAGTTCCTGAATGATGCGGAAGAGGCAGTCCAACACATGACTTTTGAGCCCGGGGCGGGTATTGGTCCCAATGGGGAGATGGATGCGGAGACAGAGCTCAAGATGACTGTCGTGGACATCTACAACTCCCGATTGACCGCGCGCACagagcgcaagaagatcctCTTTGAGCACAACCTTTTGGATTACCGCAAGAACATTgccctggagaagaagcgcacCAAAGAAGAGCGGGAGTTGCTGCACAAGGCCAAGCCTTTAGCTCGCATGATGAACCACAAGGACTTTGATGACCTGAACAAAGGGCTGGAGTATGAACACAACTTGCGCTTGGCTATTGCACAATTACAAGAGTGGCGGCAGATGGGGATTGGAGACCTCAAAGCTGGAGAGAAGTACGAACAGGAAAAACAGCAGCGTGCACAACGGATGGTGCCGCAGGGCTCCTTTGATCGCTTCGCCACTCCCCGTCCGAAGCAAACCCAAGTGGCCGAGCCCCCGTCCGCGGCCATCCAGCTTACTACACCAGAATTACCGCTGCGACTTCAAAAGGCTGCCAATCCGCATAAGCCCCCCGACCCAGCCAACATGCCCATGAATGACTTTGATTTGATGTTTGCAACCAACGGTGATGCAGCTCCAGCAGCACCAGTGAAGTCAAAATATGTTGTGCAGCCATTAAGTGGGGTGCCAGCCTGGAAGCTTGACAGTGACCGTGCGGCTGATCtgcatcttctctctccggAAGAAGTGAAAGTGTGCAGTGTGCTTCATCTCATGCCCAAGCCATATCTGGTCATCAAAGAAACCCTGCTGAAGGAGGCGATGAAGCAGGGAGGCagcctgaagaagaaagatgcgCGGGCCATTTGCAAG ATCGAGGGTACCAAAACAAGTCGGATCTTTGACTTTATGGTACACAGCGGCTGGATTAACAAGGCCTAG